From one [Ruminococcus] lactaris ATCC 29176 genomic stretch:
- the rplR gene encoding 50S ribosomal protein L18, whose translation MVSKKSRSEIRRKKHLKLRNRFSGTTQRPRLAVFRSNNHMYAQIIDDTVGNTLVSASTLQKEVKAELEKTNDVNAAAYLGKVIAERAIEKGITEVVFDRGGFIYQGKIKALADAAREAGLNF comes from the coding sequence ATGGTTAGTAAGAAATCAAGAAGCGAAATTCGTAGAAAAAAACACCTGAAATTACGCAACCGTTTCAGCGGAACTACGCAGAGACCGCGTTTAGCTGTGTTCAGAAGTAACAATCATATGTATGCACAGATCATCGATGACACTGTTGGAAATACTCTTGTTTCAGCTTCCACTCTTCAGAAAGAAGTGAAAGCAGAGCTTGAGAAAACAAACGATGTAAATGCAGCTGCATATCTTGGAAAAGTAATTGCTGAGAGAGCAATCGAAAAAGGAATTACAGAAGTTGTCTTCGACAGAGGAGGCTTTATTTACCAGGGTAAGATCAAAGCACTGGCAGACGCAGCAAGAGAAGCTGGGCTGAATTTCTAA
- the infA gene encoding translation initiation factor IF-1 produces MSKTDVIEIEGVVVEKLPNAMFKVELENGHIVLAHISGKLRMNFIKILPGDKVTLEMSPYDLSKGRIVWRDK; encoded by the coding sequence ATGTCAAAAACTGACGTGATTGAAATTGAAGGAGTTGTAGTTGAAAAACTTCCTAACGCGATGTTCAAAGTAGAACTGGAGAACGGCCACATTGTGCTGGCACATATTAGCGGAAAGCTGCGTATGAATTTCATCAAGATTCTGCCGGGAGATAAGGTGACCTTAGAGATGTCGCCATATGATCTGAGCAAGGGAAGAATTGTCTGGAGAGATAAATAA
- the rplF gene encoding 50S ribosomal protein L6 produces the protein MSRIGRLPVAIPAGVTVEVAENNVVTVKGPKGTLTKELPVEMEIKVEGEEVIVTRPNDLKKMKSLHGLTRTLINNMVVGVTDGYEKVLEVNGVGYRAAKSGNKLTLNLGYSHPVEMIDPEGIETVLDGQNKITVKGIDKEKVGQFAAEIRDKRRPEPYKGKGIKYADEVIRRKVGKTGKK, from the coding sequence ATGTCACGTATAGGAAGACTGCCTGTAGCAATTCCTGCAGGAGTAACTGTAGAAGTTGCTGAGAACAATGTAGTGACTGTAAAAGGTCCTAAGGGAACTCTTACAAAAGAGCTTCCGGTAGAAATGGAAATCAAAGTTGAAGGCGAAGAAGTAATCGTTACAAGACCGAACGACTTAAAGAAAATGAAATCTCTTCATGGTCTGACAAGAACACTCATCAACAACATGGTTGTAGGTGTTACAGACGGATATGAGAAAGTTCTTGAAGTCAACGGAGTAGGTTACAGAGCTGCCAAATCAGGAAATAAACTGACACTGAACCTTGGTTATTCTCATCCAGTAGAGATGATCGATCCAGAAGGAATCGAGACTGTACTTGACGGACAGAACAAGATTACTGTTAAAGGTATCGACAAAGAGAAAGTTGGACAGTTTGCGGCTGAGATCAGAGATAAGAGAAGACCGGAGCCATATAAGGGCAAGGGAATCAAGTATGCTGATGAAGTAATCAGACGTAAAGTTGGTAAGACTGGTAAGAAATAA
- the rpsC gene encoding 30S ribosomal protein S3, giving the protein MGQKVNPHGLRVGVIKDWDSKWYAEKDFADNLVEDHEIRKFLKKRLYSAGISKIEIERASDRVKIIVYTAKPGVVIGKGGSEIEKVKAELAQFTDKKLIVDIKEVKRPDKDAQLVAENIAQQLENRISFRRAMKSCMSRTMKAGALGVKTSVSGRLGGADMARTEFYSEGTIPLQTLRADIDYGFAEADTTYGKVGVKVWIYKGEVLPTKSDKEGRDR; this is encoded by the coding sequence ATGGGACAGAAAGTTAATCCTCATGGCTTGAGAGTTGGCGTTATCAAAGACTGGGACTCCAAATGGTACGCAGAGAAAGATTTCGCTGATAATCTGGTTGAAGACCACGAGATCAGAAAGTTTTTAAAGAAGAGATTATACAGTGCCGGAATCTCCAAGATTGAGATCGAAAGAGCTTCCGATCGCGTTAAGATCATTGTTTATACAGCTAAGCCTGGTGTCGTAATCGGCAAGGGTGGTTCCGAGATCGAAAAGGTGAAAGCAGAGCTTGCTCAGTTTACAGACAAGAAGCTCATCGTTGACATCAAAGAAGTTAAGAGACCGGACAAAGATGCACAGCTTGTAGCTGAGAACATTGCTCAGCAGCTTGAGAACCGTATCTCTTTCAGACGTGCTATGAAATCCTGCATGTCCAGAACAATGAAGGCTGGAGCACTCGGAGTTAAGACTTCCGTATCCGGACGTCTTGGCGGTGCTGATATGGCTCGTACAGAGTTCTACAGTGAGGGAACAATTCCGCTGCAGACACTTCGTGCTGACATCGATTATGGATTCGCAGAAGCTGATACAACTTACGGAAAAGTCGGTGTAAAGGTTTGGATTTACAAAGGCGAGGTTCTTCCGACTAAATCAGATAAGGAAGGGAGAGATAGATAA
- the secY gene encoding preprotein translocase subunit SecY, whose amino-acid sequence MLKTVRNAFKVEDIRKRLLYTLLMLVVVRFGSQLPTPGVDPTFIQNFFAQQTGDAFNFFEAFTGGSFTRMSVFALSITPYITSSIIMQLLTIAIPKLEEMQKDGEDGRKKIAAITRYVTVGLALIESIAMSIGFGRQGLLVDYNFVNCAIVVCTLTAGSAFLMWIGERITEKGVGNGISIVLLINIISRVPDDLVTLYTQFMSGKKLAKAGLAGIIILAILLVVIVFVIILQDGERRIAVQYSKKVQGRKTYGGQSSHIPLKVNTAGVIPVIFSSSLMQTPIVIAQFLGKGNGTGIGSKILAGLNSNNWCDPENPIYSIGLVVYILLTIFFAYFYTSITFNPMEIANNMKKSGGFIPGIRPGKPTVDYLTKILNYIIFIGACGLIIVQVIPYFFNGVFGANVSFGGTSLIIIVGVVLETIKKIESQMLVRNYTGFLNNKGSNMKNSYLGY is encoded by the coding sequence ATGCTTAAAACCGTGCGTAATGCGTTTAAGGTTGAGGATATAAGGAAAAGATTACTGTATACACTGCTTATGCTCGTAGTTGTAAGATTTGGATCTCAGCTCCCGACACCGGGAGTTGATCCAACCTTTATCCAGAATTTCTTTGCACAGCAGACCGGTGATGCGTTCAATTTCTTTGAGGCATTTACGGGGGGATCCTTTACAAGAATGTCGGTGTTTGCTCTGAGTATTACACCGTATATCACATCATCCATCATCATGCAGCTGCTGACGATTGCAATTCCGAAGCTTGAAGAAATGCAGAAAGATGGAGAAGACGGAAGAAAGAAGATTGCTGCAATCACAAGATATGTGACAGTTGGACTTGCTTTGATCGAGTCTATCGCTATGTCAATCGGATTCGGACGTCAGGGACTTCTCGTTGATTATAATTTCGTAAACTGTGCAATCGTTGTGTGTACACTGACTGCAGGAAGTGCATTCCTGATGTGGATCGGTGAGCGTATTACGGAGAAGGGTGTTGGAAACGGTATCTCAATCGTTCTTCTTATCAATATCATTTCCCGTGTACCGGATGACCTTGTAACATTGTATACACAGTTCATGAGTGGAAAGAAGCTTGCCAAGGCAGGACTTGCCGGAATTATTATTCTTGCTATCTTACTGGTAGTAATCGTATTTGTTATCATTCTTCAGGATGGTGAGAGAAGAATTGCGGTACAGTATTCCAAGAAAGTTCAGGGAAGAAAGACATATGGCGGTCAGTCAAGTCATATCCCTCTTAAAGTGAATACAGCCGGCGTTATCCCGGTTATCTTTTCATCTTCATTGATGCAGACTCCGATCGTTATCGCTCAGTTCCTTGGAAAGGGAAATGGAACAGGTATCGGAAGCAAGATCCTTGCAGGTCTGAACTCAAATAACTGGTGTGATCCTGAGAATCCGATTTATTCGATCGGACTCGTGGTTTACATTTTACTTACAATATTCTTTGCATATTTCTACACATCGATTACATTTAATCCGATGGAGATTGCAAATAATATGAAAAAGAGCGGTGGATTTATCCCAGGAATCCGTCCTGGAAAACCGACTGTAGATTATCTGACAAAGATTCTGAACTATATCATCTTTATCGGAGCATGCGGTCTGATCATCGTTCAGGTGATCCCATACTTCTTTAACGGTGTATTCGGTGCGAATGTTTCCTTTGGAGGAACATCCCTGATCATCATCGTAGGAGTTGTCCTTGAGACAATCAAGAAGATTGAATCACAGATGCTTGTAAGAAATTACACAGGATTTTTAAATAATAAGGGAAGCAATATGAAGAACAGCTACCTTGGATATTAG
- the rplP gene encoding 50S ribosomal protein L16 → MLMPKRVKRRKQFRGTMKGKALRGNKISYGEYGIVAMEPCWIRSNQIEAARVAMTRYIKRGGKVWIKIFPDKPITAKPAETRMGSGKGTVEYWAAVVKPGRVMFEIAGVPEETAREALRLAMHKLPCKCKIVSRADLEGGDNSEN, encoded by the coding sequence ATGTTAATGCCAAAAAGAGTAAAACGTCGTAAACAGTTCCGTGGTACTATGAAAGGTAAGGCTCTTAGAGGTAATAAGATTTCTTACGGTGAATATGGTATCGTAGCAATGGAACCATGCTGGATTCGTTCTAACCAGATCGAGGCAGCCCGTGTTGCCATGACACGTTACATCAAGCGTGGTGGTAAGGTTTGGATCAAGATCTTCCCAGACAAGCCGATCACAGCAAAACCGGCTGAGACTCGTATGGGTAGTGGTAAAGGTACTGTTGAGTATTGGGCAGCAGTAGTTAAACCGGGCCGTGTAATGTTTGAGATTGCAGGAGTACCAGAGGAAACAGCTAGAGAGGCACTTCGACTTGCAATGCATAAATTACCTTGCAAATGCAAAATCGTTTCTCGCGCAGACTTAGAAGGCGGTGATAACAGTGAAAATTAA
- a CDS encoding adenylate kinase: MKIIMLGAPGAGKGTQAKKIAEKYSIPHISTGDIFRANIKNGTELGQKAKTYMDQGLLVPDELVVDLVVDRVNQDDCVNGYVLDGFPRTIPQAEALDKALKELGQKIDYAINVEVPDENIVNRMSGRRACVDCGATYHIAYAPTSKEGICDKCGGGLILRDDDKPETVLKRLGVYHEQTQPLIDYYTEAGILKEVDGTIDINDVFAEIVKILGE, from the coding sequence ATGAAGATCATCATGTTGGGAGCTCCGGGAGCCGGAAAAGGAACTCAGGCAAAGAAAATTGCAGAAAAATACAGTATTCCTCATATTTCTACAGGAGATATTTTCAGAGCCAACATCAAGAACGGAACAGAACTTGGTCAGAAGGCAAAGACTTATATGGATCAGGGACTCCTTGTACCGGATGAACTGGTTGTTGACCTGGTTGTGGACAGAGTAAATCAGGATGACTGTGTGAATGGATACGTGCTGGATGGATTTCCGCGTACGATCCCGCAGGCAGAGGCACTTGATAAAGCACTTAAGGAACTGGGACAGAAGATTGATTATGCAATCAATGTAGAAGTACCGGATGAAAATATTGTCAACCGTATGTCCGGAAGAAGAGCATGCGTTGACTGTGGAGCAACATACCATATTGCGTATGCACCAACTTCCAAAGAAGGAATTTGTGACAAATGTGGTGGCGGACTCATCCTCAGAGATGATGATAAGCCGGAGACAGTTCTGAAAAGACTGGGTGTATATCATGAGCAGACTCAGCCATTGATCGATTATTATACAGAAGCCGGAATATTAAAAGAGGTTGACGGAACAATCGATATCAATGATGTATTTGCTGAGATCGTTAAGATTCTGGGAGAATAA
- the rplE gene encoding 50S ribosomal protein L5: MSRLKDQYQNEIVDAMIKKFGYKNIMEVPKLDKVVINMGVGEAKDNAKLLESAIADMEKIAGQKAVVTRAKNSVANFKIREGMPIGCKVTLRGEKMYEFVDRLINLALPRVRDFRGVNPNAFDGRGNYALGIKEQLIFPEIEYDKIDKVRGMDVIFVTTAKTDEEARELLTQFNMPFAK; encoded by the coding sequence TTGAGTAGACTGAAAGATCAGTATCAGAATGAGATCGTTGATGCAATGATCAAAAAATTTGGATATAAAAATATCATGGAAGTGCCGAAGCTTGACAAGGTTGTAATCAACATGGGTGTAGGCGAGGCAAAAGATAACGCAAAACTTCTGGAGTCAGCTATTGCAGATATGGAGAAGATCGCAGGACAGAAAGCGGTTGTAACCAGAGCAAAAAATTCAGTAGCTAACTTCAAGATCAGAGAGGGCATGCCGATCGGATGCAAAGTTACTTTAAGAGGAGAAAAGATGTATGAGTTTGTTGATCGTCTGATCAACCTTGCACTTCCTCGTGTACGTGACTTCAGAGGAGTAAACCCGAACGCATTTGACGGAAGAGGAAACTATGCACTCGGAATTAAAGAGCAGCTGATTTTCCCGGAGATCGAATACGATAAGATTGACAAAGTCAGAGGTATGGATGTAATTTTCGTTACAACAGCTAAGACTGACGAAGAAGCTCGTGAATTATTGACTCAGTTCAATATGCCATTCGCAAAGTAA
- the rpsQ gene encoding 30S ribosomal protein S17: MDKTIVVAVEDHVKHPLYKKIVKRTYKLKAHDENNECKVGDTVKVMETRPLSKDKRWRLVEIMEKAK; encoded by the coding sequence ATGGATAAGACAATTGTTGTTGCCGTTGAAGACCACGTTAAACATCCACTTTACAAGAAGATCGTAAAGAGAACTTATAAACTGAAAGCTCATGATGAGAACAATGAGTGCAAAGTTGGAGATACAGTTAAAGTAATGGAAACAAGACCGCTGTCTAAAGATAAGAGATGGAGACTTGTGGAAATCATGGAGAAAGCGAAATAA
- the rplX gene encoding 50S ribosomal protein L24, translating to MSTMKIKKGDMVKVIAGKDKDKEGKVIAVDKKDGKVLVEGVNMLTKHTKPSAANQNGGIVHQEGYIDASNVMYVHKGKATRVGFKMDGDKKVRVAKSTGEVID from the coding sequence ATGTCAACTATGAAGATTAAAAAAGGTGATATGGTTAAGGTTATCGCCGGTAAAGATAAAGACAAAGAAGGCAAAGTTATTGCCGTAGATAAAAAAGACGGTAAAGTCCTGGTTGAAGGCGTCAATATGCTGACAAAGCACACAAAACCAAGTGCTGCAAATCAGAATGGCGGTATCGTACATCAGGAAGGTTACATTGATGCGTCCAACGTTATGTATGTTCATAAAGGAAAAGCAACAAGAGTAGGCTTCAAGATGGACGGCGACAAGAAGGTTCGTGTTGCGAAGTCAACAGGCGAAGTTATTGATTAA
- the rpsM gene encoding 30S ribosomal protein S13, translating into MARIAGVDLPRDKRVEIGLTYIYGIGRTSADRILKDAGVNPDTRVRDLTSEEVKKISAVIDETQVVEGDLRREIQLNIKRLKEIGCYRGIRHRKGLPVRGQKTKTNARTCKGPKRTVANKKK; encoded by the coding sequence ATGGCTCGTATTGCAGGTGTAGACTTACCAAGAGACAAACGTGTAGAAATCGGTCTTACTTATATCTACGGAATTGGTAGAACAAGTGCAGATCGTATCTTAAAGGATGCAGGAGTAAATCCTGATACCCGTGTAAGAGATCTTACAAGTGAAGAAGTAAAGAAGATCAGTGCAGTAATTGATGAGACTCAGGTAGTAGAAGGAGACCTCAGAAGAGAGATCCAGCTGAACATCAAGAGACTGAAAGAAATCGGATGCTACCGTGGAATCCGTCACAGAAAAGGACTTCCGGTACGTGGTCAGAAGACAAAGACTAATGCAAGAACTTGCAAAGGTCCTAAGAGAACTGTAGCAAATAAGAAGAAATAA
- the rpmJ gene encoding 50S ribosomal protein L36, with protein MKVRSSVKPICEKCKIIKRKGSIRVICENPKHKQRQG; from the coding sequence ATGAAGGTTAGATCATCAGTAAAACCAATTTGTGAAAAATGCAAAATCATTAAAAGAAAAGGTAGTATCAGAGTAATCTGTGAGAACCCGAAGCACAAGCAGCGTCAGGGCTAA
- a CDS encoding type Z 30S ribosomal protein S14, with the protein MAKTSMKIKQQRAPKFSTREYSRCRICGRPHAYLRKYGICRICFRELAYKGQIPGVKKASW; encoded by the coding sequence ATGGCTAAGACATCAATGAAAATCAAACAGCAGCGTGCTCCAAAGTTCTCTACAAGAGAATACAGCCGTTGCAGAATTTGTGGACGTCCACATGCATATTTAAGAAAATATGGTATCTGCCGTATCTGCTTCCGCGAACTGGCATACAAAGGACAGATCCCGGGTGTTAAGAAAGCAAGCTGGTAG
- the rpmD gene encoding 50S ribosomal protein L30 — protein MANLKVTLVKSTIGAVPKHKKTVEALGLKKLNKTVVLPDNAATRGMVQQVRHLVKVEEEA, from the coding sequence ATGGCAAATTTAAAAGTTACATTAGTAAAGTCTACAATCGGCGCCGTACCAAAGCACAAAAAGACTGTTGAGGCTCTTGGACTCAAGAAACTCAACAAGACAGTTGTATTGCCGGATAATGCAGCTACCAGAGGTATGGTACAGCAGGTTAGACATTTAGTTAAAGTTGAAGAAGAGGCTTAA
- a CDS encoding KOW domain-containing RNA-binding protein, whose translation MNYKPGMIVRSKAGHDKDHVYVIIRVEKNYLYLSDGDLKPLNQMKKKNVRHLQPILSEYAEDISADEAIRSLCRRIKNVKN comes from the coding sequence ATGAATTACAAACCCGGAATGATCGTAAGATCAAAAGCCGGACACGATAAAGACCATGTATATGTCATTATCCGTGTCGAAAAGAATTATTTATATCTGTCTGATGGTGATTTAAAACCTTTAAATCAGATGAAAAAAAAGAATGTAAGACATCTTCAACCGATATTATCTGAATATGCAGAAGATATATCGGCAGATGAGGCCATCAGGAGTTTATGCAGGAGGATTAAAAATGTCAAAAACTGA
- the rplO gene encoding 50S ribosomal protein L15, which produces MDLSNLRPADGSKQSDNFRRGRGHGSGNGKTAGKGHKGQKARSGATRPGFEGGQMPLYRRIPKRGFTCRNSKTIVGINLDVLERFEDGATVSVDTLIEAGIVKNPRDGVKILGNGELTKKLTVQANAFSAKAAEKIEALGGKAEVI; this is translated from the coding sequence ATGGACTTATCAAACTTAAGACCGGCAGACGGTTCTAAACAGAGTGATAATTTCAGAAGAGGCCGTGGTCATGGTTCAGGAAACGGAAAGACAGCCGGAAAGGGCCATAAAGGACAGAAGGCTCGTTCAGGAGCTACAAGACCTGGTTTTGAAGGCGGTCAGATGCCTTTATACAGAAGAATTCCTAAGAGAGGTTTCACATGCAGAAACTCTAAGACAATCGTAGGAATCAATTTAGACGTACTTGAGAGATTTGAAGATGGAGCTACAGTATCAGTTGACACACTGATCGAGGCCGGTATCGTTAAAAATCCGAGAGATGGCGTTAAAATTCTTGGAAATGGAGAGTTAACTAAGAAGCTTACAGTTCAGGCTAATGCATTCAGTGCAAAAGCTGCAGAGAAGATTGAAGCTCTTGGTGGAAAAGCAGAGGTGATCTAA
- the rpsH gene encoding 30S ribosomal protein S8, with protein sequence MTMSDPIADMLTRIRNANTAKHDTVDVPASKMKIAIADILVDEGYIAKYDLVEDGSFKTLHITLKYGVDKNEKVISGIKRISKPGLRVYANTEDIPRVLGGLGIAILSTNKGVVTDKEARKLGVGGEVLCFVW encoded by the coding sequence ATGACTATGAGCGATCCAATTGCAGATATGCTTACAAGAATCCGTAATGCAAATACTGCAAAACATGATACAGTAGATGTACCTGCATCCAAGATGAAAATTGCTATTGCTGACATTCTTGTAGATGAAGGATATATCGCAAAATATGACCTTGTAGAAGATGGAAGTTTCAAGACTCTTCATATTACACTGAAATATGGTGTAGACAAAAATGAGAAAGTTATCTCAGGAATTAAGAGAATCTCCAAGCCGGGACTTCGCGTATATGCTAATACAGAAGATATTCCGAGAGTACTTGGTGGACTTGGAATCGCAATCCTTTCTACAAATAAAGGTGTTGTAACAGACAAAGAAGCCAGAAAGCTCGGCGTAGGCGGAGAAGTTCTTTGCTTCGTTTGGTAG
- the rplN gene encoding 50S ribosomal protein L14 — MIQQESRLKVADNTGAKELLCIRVLGGSTRRYASIGDVIVATVKDATPGGVVKKGDVVKAVVVRSVRGARRKDGSYIRFDENAAVIIKDDLNPRGTRIFGPVARELREKHFMKIVSLAPEVL, encoded by the coding sequence ATGATACAGCAAGAAAGCAGACTTAAAGTAGCAGACAATACAGGTGCTAAAGAGTTACTGTGTATCCGTGTGCTTGGTGGTTCTACAAGAAGATATGCCAGCATCGGAGATGTGATCGTTGCAACTGTTAAAGATGCAACACCAGGCGGCGTTGTTAAAAAAGGCGATGTTGTTAAAGCTGTAGTTGTCCGTTCTGTAAGAGGTGCTCGTCGTAAAGACGGTTCCTACATCAGATTCGATGAAAATGCTGCTGTTATTATAAAAGACGATTTGAACCCACGTGGAACACGTATTTTTGGACCAGTAGCCAGAGAGCTCAGAGAGAAACACTTTATGAAGATCGTTTCCTTAGCTCCGGAAGTACTGTAG
- the rpsE gene encoding 30S ribosomal protein S5, with the protein MRQERIDASQLELLDKLVSIKRVTKVVKGGRNMRFTALVVVGDGNGHVGAGLGKATEIPEAIRKAKEDAMKKMISVSLDENASVTHDVIGKFGSASVLLKKAPEGTGVIAGGPARAVIEMAGIKNIRTKSLGSNNKQNVVLATIEGLRGVKTPEDVARLRGKSVEEILG; encoded by the coding sequence ATGAGACAGGAACGTATTGATGCTAGTCAGCTGGAATTATTAGATAAGTTGGTATCAATCAAACGTGTTACTAAGGTCGTAAAAGGTGGTCGTAACATGAGATTCACAGCTTTGGTTGTAGTTGGTGATGGAAACGGTCACGTTGGTGCAGGTTTGGGAAAGGCTACTGAGATTCCAGAAGCAATCCGCAAAGCAAAAGAAGATGCTATGAAGAAAATGATCAGCGTTTCACTTGACGAGAATGCAAGTGTTACACATGATGTAATCGGTAAGTTCGGAAGTGCTTCCGTACTTCTTAAGAAAGCTCCGGAAGGTACTGGAGTTATCGCCGGTGGTCCGGCTCGTGCCGTTATTGAGATGGCAGGAATTAAGAACATCCGTACAAAATCTTTAGGATCCAACAACAAACAGAATGTTGTACTTGCTACTATCGAAGGACTTAGAGGTGTTAAGACACCGGAAGATGTTGCAAGACTTCGCGGCAAATCAGTTGAAGAGATCTTAGGCTAA
- the rpmC gene encoding 50S ribosomal protein L29, giving the protein MKINTFVNELRGKSVEELNEELVAAKKELFNLRFQNATNQLDNTSRIKEVRKNIARIQTLITEAKRA; this is encoded by the coding sequence GTGAAAATTAATACATTTGTAAACGAGTTAAGAGGAAAATCCGTAGAGGAATTAAATGAAGAATTAGTAGCTGCTAAGAAGGAACTCTTTAACCTGAGATTCCAGAATGCAACAAATCAGTTGGATAATACAAGCAGAATCAAAGAAGTTAGAAAGAATATTGCCCGTATTCAGACTCTGATTACAGAGGCTAAGAGAGCTTAA